The stretch of DNA CTTTCTGGAGCATATTTTCGAAAAAACCGAACGGCTGGAACCACCTTTTCAATTTTCTACTGCATAATCTGGGTTAATAGTAAGTTTAATGGTGGGTTCTTGAATGAGTAAATCTAGTATCAATGGAAAGCGTTACGTTAAAAAATAAGATTATCACCTTTCTTAAGCAAAGATGCGGTGATAGGATCAATGAAGCTTCTGTGTTTTTTGAAGGTTCTGGTGTTAATGGGCATGATGCATATTTATTAATGAGTGAACTTGAAAAAGAATTTAATATTGATATGGCAACATTTAAACCACATAAATATTTTTCGGATGAAGCAGATTTGCTAAATCCCATCAAACGCATATTTAATTATTATGTAAAGAAAAGTGAACATTTAACCTTTGACATTGATCATTTAGTAGATGTTATTGAAAAAGGTCAATGGTTTGATCCGAATAGCAAGATTGGTAATAATGCTTGACGCCCCCAGCTGACGTCAATGTTCCTACGCATAGCTGGCGCTAATTTTAGCGAGAGTCTCGCGCGTTGTTGATTCGTGCCTAACTCATACCAAAGGCGATCCCGGGACATTCAGGATCGCTTTCCCAGCTAGCGCGGATGTTCCAAAGCGGCTGGCGCGGATTTTTGTGTAGGCCTGTGGGACGTTAATCCGTGACTAACTCTTATCAAAGGCAACTGAGCCAGTTGCCTTTTTTCTTTTTGTCATATCTTAATGTCAGTTCTTTGAAGTAGGAAGTGTCTTATCCGTTCGGGATGCAAATGCCGGGAAGGCACGAAAGTAGCGGGGATTACAGGTATGGGTTCCAGGGCCAGGGATCAGCATCAGCTTTGCAGGTGAGTGAAATTTGGCGATCTCCGTTGCGACCATGCCTCCGAATGAGGTACCGCCAAGATAAAATTCGCCTGGATCTGCTGTGATGCACTCCGCCATCCGTCGCGCATAATGGTTCATGGTTTCATCGTCCGAGGGAACCAGCCACTCGATAAATTGAACGTCCAGTCCGGGCAATTGTAGCCGACTGTATAAACGGGAGTCGGCACCGAGACCGGAGATAAGATATAGTTTGGTTGATGTGATTGGCTGATTCATGTTTATTCCCTTCATCGGATTATTCGATCTTCCAGGTTTTCTTAATCAACGAAACGATGGTGGTGGCCAGGATAGCACCGGTAAATGCCAGCATAATGTCTTTTTGTGCATCCCAGATGTCTCCCTGGGTGCCGAGGTAGGCCATGCCCTGGGCAGGAAAAAAAACTTCCGCAACCGCCCATTCGATCAACTCATATAAGGCGCTTACCGAAAGGGTGATCTCTATCGGCAGAAGCCATGCCACCCACTTCGGATATTTCAATGCCACGAGAAATAGTTCGCGCATCGGGTATGCCAGCAGAAATCCGAAACTGAAATGCACGATGCGGTCGTAATGATTGCGCCCCAGGTGAAAGGTGTCCATCAGCCAATACCCCAGCGGATTTTCCGCATAGGTGTACTTGGCGCCGTACACGTGCAGACATAAATAAACGAAGAGCAGGAGGTAGGTGAGGTCGCTGAACTTCATTTTCCGATAAGTGAATGTGAGCGCACCGAGTGCGATAAAGACCAGGGTGTTCTCCAGCATCCAGTTGCCGAGGTCCGTTGTGCCGATCAGGGTTGAAGCCCACAAAATCATAAAGACCGACACGAATCCGATCAGTAAAATGTTTTTTCTGAATGGAACGCGATCCGGTGAAATGGCATTGGTGAATCTCATGACGTTAAGTTTGGTTTTCGATATTGAATGTAGCGCAGTATGCACCAGGTGGCGCATGCGGCGGTTAAGTGTTTGAAGGTATGGCCGCCGACACCGGTCATCTCGCCGATAAACGCATCTCCCGTCTCAAATAATTTGGCAATCACATACCAGCCGATCATCCAGGCCAGCTGCCTGGTTTGAGTCGGGTGGCCATGTCCGGTCCACAACAGAACCGGAATGATCACCATGGGAAAGAACTGGACAAAAATGTAAGGCCTGAGATCACCGCCACCTGCTGCTTCTCCGAAGTACCAGTAGAGTACACTTCCGATGCCAAGGGGTAACAGGAGCAAGTACAAAATGGCACCTGTTCGACGGTTCAGGTAGTCGGTAACGACCAGGCAAAAAAGGCTCGTGAAGACCAGGGTCATGGGTAGACGGTCCCACAGCAACGTATGATTTGAAGGAGCCAGATGGTAGTAGGATGATCCGAATCCCGTTAACAGAATGCCTGCCATTCCTATGCCCATCATGCATCGCTCAATCACCGGAAAGGTCATGGTTCCGAGGAATGCCTTTCGCAATCCAACAATCCCGATCAGGATGAATGGCAGGTTTGACAAGACATTCCAGCCATGGGGAATATTCCATACCGGCAGGTCCCTTGCGAAGCTGTGGTATACATTATCCTGATAAACGGGGCCTAGCAATGCCAGTCCGCCTATCATCATCAAAGCTGACAACCACAGTCCGTATCGTTTAAGAAAGTAACTCATGCCTCTTCAGGTTGTGGTATGTTTTCTGAAATAAGTTCATCCTTTTCCGCCCACCGCTTATTTGTCAGACCGGTAAACACCGTTACAATTCCGATGATGAGCAAGGTAATGACTTTGTGCATGGTTGCGTGCCCGGAAAGATCAATCACCAGAACCTTCAGCGTTGCAACGGTGAGCACGATGGTTCCGAATACCCGGAAGGTAGTGGTACGGGTATAAGCGCCCCAGAGAAAAATAAGGAGTGCATAAATAAACCAGGATACGGAAAGGATCAGGCCCACTTCAACGCGGTGTACCTCATAGGCTTCCCATAGATTCATGATCTGAACAGTGAACAGTCCGCCCACCACCAGGTGACTTGCAATGGCAAGGATGGTGGAAAGTATCTGGTTGTTATGGCGTTCCTCCTGAGAGCTATGCTTCAATGCCAACCTTGAATACGAAAAACCAAGGACAGCCATGGCAATCCAAACCAGTGCGCCTGGATTGATGAATGGAATATACCTCACGCCAAACCATTCCACCCATTCCACTTCCCAGGCCACGGAGTACCAATACATCATCACCAGTCCCCAGATGGCAATGGCGGCATTCCGTATCATCGGGTGTTTCAGGTATACACCGGCGAAATAGATCAGGGTGCCAAGCACCAGCCACACGGAAGTGGAAACCACGTAATGCATGCCTTTTGTTTCAAAAAGTGTTCCCAGGTCGCCGGCTGCAATGGCGATCACAAGTATCCCCAGCATGAGGTATGAGCCTATGGGCAAAAATGCATTTGCAGAAATCCGATGGATGATCAATCCTGCAGTGATAAAGATGAAGCCAACGATCATCAGGGGCAATGCATAGGGGATAGTGAATTCGTCCAGGATGTACATCGACCAGAATACAAAGTGAAGGGCATTGAGCAATCCCAGGTAAAGGTTGAGGCCCTCAAATCTTTTCTTTTCGTGCCATGATGCCAGGATCAGTCCGGTCATATACACCAGAAAGAGAGAGGATGCATAAAAGAAAGGCTTGCCCCAGCTTTCCGGGTCGAAGTATAGGTAATAGGAAATGAAAATGAAGACCGTGGCAACAAAAGACATGACGCGCAGTTCCTGCCAGTCTTTGATGGCACTGAGCCATAAGGCGGCAATGTTGATGACCAGCACATAAAGGAACAACAGCCAATCCTGTTCAACATGGGCGCGTATGACTACGGGGGTAAGCAAAGCTCCGAGTAAACTGAGAAAAACCAGAATCCGCATGTTCATACGATAGCCTACAATGGTCACCAGTGAGCTCAGGGCGATCAATGAGATCATCAATGCATTGGCAGACCACTGGATGTCTTTGGAAAAGCTCGCATAGGCAAATGTTGCATACAGGATGCTGGTACCTAGTCCGGCCGCAATCTCCCCGAACATCCCTTTTGTTCTGGATACCAGTGTGTATCCGGCGAAGAGGCCGCTCAAGCCTATGGCCATTCCAATGGCTGCCCTGGCAGTTGGAGGTATCCATTCCAGGTCAATGGCAAGTTTGAGGAAGTACAGAAAGGCCAGGAAAATAAAACCTACCCCCAAAAGTGTGATCCAGTACTTTTTTACAAAATCTTTCATGATCGGTTTGTTATGATCCGGAGCAAACTTATGCTGATCCGGTTCCTCTGCCAATCCAAAAGATCAATAAAACGTACATTATAAAAATCAACATATAACCTTATATTGTTTTAATATAAGGTATATATGCACTATAAAAACGTACATTAAAAATATAAGTATTGGATCATCTGAGAGATATCGTACAGGGATTGACCAAGGACGAAAGCAAAGATTTTAAACGCTTTCTCGGACGGTTGAGGAAACGGGGAAAGAGAATGGATGTGGCACTGTTTGATATACTCAAAGAGGAAGAGGAATACACACCGGCCAGCATCATATCCCGTCTCTACAAACCTGCCAACCCGAATGCATACCATACCCTGCGCAAGCGCCTGACCGGAAATCTGGCTGACTTTATATTGTGGCGTCATCGCGAGAATGACCTTTCACAGGAAGGAGCCGTTCTCAGTTATGTTAGTCTGGCGCGTCATCTTTTTGAGCGACAATTGCCTGTGCCTGCGTGGAAGTATCTGGTGCGCGCCGAAACAGAAGCACTTGCTTACGAAAATCATAGTCTGCTCAATGGCATTTACAACCTGATGATCGAAAAGGCAGATATGATTGAACAGGCGAATCTGGATGAGCTGATCACCAAGCATGGTCGCAATAAGATATTAGCGGATGAAGATGAGAGAGCCGGAATCGCCAACAGCATTGTTCGTAAAAAACTGGCAGAGTACCGTCGCCATGGCAGGGAAGTAGACTTTGATAAGGTGATATCAGGAACGCTCAGGGAGTATAAACTGCATACGGCCGTGATGGGTCGCCCGCGGTTATTGTACAATCTATTGTCCATATCACGTACCGGCATTCTTGCAAAGAAAGACTTTCATTCATTCGAGCCTTTTGTAATAAGCAGATATGAGGATATTGAAAAACATAAGGGCTTTGAAGAAAAAGACATGCCTTACAAAGCAGGTATGTTGTACATGATCTCACATACCCTTTATCGGACGAGGAAGTTCAAACAGTCCAGGCAGTACCTGGAAGAATTACAAAAAACCATCTCCGGGAAAAAAGGTGAGCTGTACAATCAATATTATCCGAGGTATGCGCAGTTGCAGGCCGCACTGTCCGTATTTGAAGGAGATTTGTCCGCGGCGATCTCTACGCTGAAGTCCTTGCTGAAGAACAAGAATCTGCGGTTGTCTCATCAGGATCGCCTGAATGCCCTGGTAAGTATTGGCATATACCAGTTCCATGGAAAGAAGTTCAGGTTGGCGCACGACACCTTGCTGGAAATTTACCATACCGACAAATGGTGTGAGAAGATTATGGGCCGCGAATGGGTGATGAAGAAAGGAATGATGGAAGTATTGCTATATTATGAAATGGATCATCCTGACATGGTGGAATCCAGGATCAGGTCGGTGGAACGCAAGTACCGCGACCTTTTTGACTTGCCGGTTTATGCACCGGCACGTACCTTCTTGCAACTCATCCGGCAGGTGTTACAGGACCCGGACGCGGTGCGCACGGAGGCTTTTGCTCAAAAGGTGGAAGCATCATTCGATTGGAAGCCTTCTGAACAGGAAGACATTCAAGCCATCGGGTTTTACGCATGGCTGAAATCAAAAATGCTAGGGAAAGATTATCAGGAAGTGTTGATGGAGTTGATGATCTGATGCCACTTCTGTCTGACTTCAACCTTCCTTTCTCATCCAGAATGCTCCGGATGTCATGGGCTTCCACGATGGGGCCATATCCATCAGTTTGTCCTGGTATTTGTTGTCGAGATAGTTCGGGAATACCTGGATACTATAATCATTCAGACCAGCTATGGATATCGGGGGTGAACCGGTGAATTTAATACCTGTAGCATATCTTCATATACCGGTTTGGTGTTCGGACATGGAAGGGAATAAAACATGACATACATTCCTCTATCTTTGCAGTCATGTCTCAACCACCTCATAAGTCCGGTTTTGTCTCTGTGATCGGTTTACCGAACGCCGGGAAGTCTACCCTGGTAAATGCACTCAGCAAAGAAAAGCTGGCCATCGTTACGCCTAAGGCGCAAACCACCAGGCATCGTATTCGTGTGATACTTTCCGGAGAGGGATATCAGGTGGTGCTGTCCGATACCCCAGGCCTGGTAAAGGCGCAGTATAAACTACACGATGCCATGATGAAAGTGGTGGGGGAGAGTCTGTCGGACGCGGACCTTATTCTTTTTCTTACCGAACCTGGAAAAGGAGGAAAGGAAGAGCTTATCCACGAGGTATTATCCAAAGTCAATAGTCCCATCATTGCGGTAATCAACAAATGTGACAAGTTGGGAAAGGAGAAGGTCGCAGCCTATCACAAGGTGTTGGAGGAGATGAAAATGTTCTCGGAGATCATCCATATCTCCGCTTTGAAGAAGCAGGGCACTGATGACCTGCTGCAAAAAATGATTGACCTGATGCCGGAAGGACCACCCTGGTTCCCGGAAGATCAGGTGTCGGATCGCAACGTTCGTTTTTTTGTTTCTGAGATGATCAGGGAACAGGCACTGCGGTTATACGAACAGGAGATACCCTACGCTGTGGAAGTCGAAATTGAAGGTTATGAGGAGAAGGAGCACATCGATCGTATCCGGGCGGTTATTCATGTCGAACGAACCAGCCAGCGGGCCATCATCCTGGGCCACCAGGGCAGTGCCATCAAAAATCTCGGTACCCGCGCACGCATGGATATCGAGAAATTTGTTGGCAAGAAGGTCTACCTGGAACTGTTTGTGAAGGTCAGCAAAGACTGGCGTAACCGTGGATTGAAGCTGCGGGAATTCGGTTACGAATAAGCATTGCTATCTCCGTCTGTATTACATCTAAAATATACTGTACAGAAGTTGCACCTGGTAATAGGTGTTGAATTGATTCCTTAGCTGATTGTTGTAGGCGTTATTGATATGGTTCACATAAAAATCGTTCATTGAGAACGGGTTGTTATATGGCAGTACCAGGCCATAAGCCTGACTATGGCTGTATTCGAAATACGCATTGGCATACAGTCTCAACCTGGGTGATATGTAATAATTGAGGTTCATACCTGCAGTTGCCGATGTCATGTGCGCCCCCTTGTTGGGCTGATACGCGCGGCCGCTGCGGGTCAGGTACATATGATAAAGTGTACTGTAGATGTGCATGGACGTTCGCGTGCTGGGGTATAAGCCGATGCTGTAGCGTATGCCACCTGATATTTCCGGGGTCTTATGATCGCGGTTGTATAGGTCGGATAAAGGAGATGTGTTGTTTTCCCGGTAGGCAATGGATCCGGCATACAGACCGGTAAACAAAGTGCTTTGCCACTTTTTCTTCCAGGGTTTCTCGTTTGTGTATTCAATGCCGGCATGAATTTGTTGGGTGTGATTTTCCTTGTTAAGGTCTTCGGGTGAGTATTTTTCTGTGTAAACATTGTATCCGGTATATGTGGCCAGCGCATACCGGCTGCCGCAGTTTCGTTGTGGCAGACCACCAAAAGTCCAGTTATCAGAAAGTGTGGCAAAGTATCGGGCATCCCGCTCCGGGACATAGTTCCGGGCGAAAAGAAACGAGTCGACGGCTTCCAGTTCATAGATGGTTTGATGCCTGCTGTCAAAGAAGCGCTTGTTCTTTACCTCGGCGATCAGATGTGAAAGCGCCAGCATATCTTCATCTGTTACAGGCTGCGAGATCCTGCCTGCCTTTTGCAACTCCTCAACAATATACATGGCATGACGGGCATCTTCAATCCGTTCAATTCTTCCCATACCCAGTTTGATTGGAACCAGGCTTTGCAGGGAATGGACCATCTGTTTCATGGGCGCGGTAGAAAGATCGTGGGCACCGGCGTACAGATTAACCCCCATTTCAAGATACCGCCACTGGGAAAAGTAATAACGATTTGTCAGATCCTGCTCGATGTTTCCGCCCCTTGAGATGGTATGATAAAGAGGTTGGTTGGGATAATCATACAGGTTGCTGCTGAAATATCCCATGACGGTAGTCCTGGAAGAAAGTTGTACCCGCTCACTGTTCTTATAGAAAAGGTAGGAGATGGTCATTTTGTTGTTATTGCTACCACTACGTTCCCTGATGGGAAGAGTTGATCCATATACAGAGCCGTTAAGATCGCCGCTGACAGTCAATACCTTGCGTTTCAAATTTGGTAGCTTAAAGTCCGACAGGTTGAATGCAGGTGTCTGTGCTGTCAGGGTTCCGGTCGCCAGGGTCAGTGCACAGACCAATTGGGTTAGGTGTCTCATTTCCGTTTTTATTTTGGTAGTTGATAAACGCAAATCGGAGGCCGTAATTCTTTGGAAATAGGTATCAACAAGAGTTTGGAAGGATTCGACTGATGAATGGCGGGTTTGATTAATTATTCGTTCAGGCCATGAGACCATCAGGCTCTTGCATTGGTACTTTATCCCTACCTTTGCAGCCATCATTTCAGCCAAATGTCAAACATCGTAGCTATTGTAGGACGCCCCAATGTGGGGAAATCCACCTTCTTTAACCGGATGGTGGGTGGGCGTGAGGCCATTGTGGATGAGGTCAGCGGTGTGACCCGTGACCGTCACTATGGTACGGCAGAATGGAATGGAAAGTCTTTCACCCTTATCGATACAGGTGGCTATATCCACGGCTCAGAAGATGTATTTGAGGAGGCCATACGCAATCAGGTGTCGATTGCCATAGAGGAGGCGGATGTAATCGTGTTTGTGGTGGATGTGGAAACGGGTCTTACCGATATGGATCAGGCTGTGGCTCATTTGCTCAGACAGAGCAACCGTGAAGTATTGCTGGCCGTTAATAAGGTAGACAATAACCAGCGTGTGAATGATGCCACGGAATTCTATGCCCTGGGTTTAGGAGAATACTTCTGCATATCATCGATCAATGGATCCGGCACCGGTGACCTGCTGGATAAGCTGGCTGAAAACTTAACGGCTGCACCTGTTGAGGAAGCATCGGAAATCCCGAGACTGGCCATCGTTGGCAGACCCAATGTTGGCAAATCATCATTGGTGAATGCCCTGCTGGGTGAAGAAAAACATATCGTGACACCGATCGCCGGTACCACACGGGATGCGGTGAACAGCAGGTACAATAAATTCGGACACGACTTCATGCTGGTGGATACCGCCGGATTGCGAAAAAAAGGTAAAGTGCATGAGGATCTGGAGTTCTATTCTGTCATGCGGACCGTTAAAGCGATCGAGAATTGTGATGTGTGTGTGTTGATGCTTGATGCCGAACACGGCTTTGAAGCCCAGGACATGAACATCTTCAGACTGGCACAGCGCAATAAGAAGGGTATTGTCATTCTTGTTAATAAATGGGATCTGGTTGAAAAGGATACCTATACGGCATCTGCCTTTGAGAAAGTCATCCGCAAAAAGATAGAACCGTTTACGGATGTCCCCATCCTCTTTATATCCGTGTTGAATAAGCAACGCATTATGGATGCCGTGAATACGGCAGCCAGGGTGGCAGAAAACCGGCGGAAAAAGGTCGCTACTTCAGCACTCAATGAATGGATTGAACCGCTATTGGAACGGAATCCGCCCCCTTCGGTCAGAGGACTCCATATCAAGATCAAGTACGTGACGCAATTGCCAATCTATACACCCACCTTTGCGTTCTTTTGTAATCATCCGCAACATGTGAAAGATCCTTACAAAAGATTTCTTGAGAACCGCTTGCGAGAATCGTTTGATTTTGAGGGCGTTCCGATATCCATTGTCTTCCGAAAGAAATAAAATGTACATTTTTTTATAAGAAAGCTTGACAAGCGTGATTTGGTATATTATCTTTACATCGTCGCTTCATTAAAAGAGTAAGTTCTTTAAGGTTTTGAAATTATACTTGTATATACAATACAAGGGGCTCACTTCACAAGTCATGGTTACGGACGCAAATGGATGCACATCAACACTCTTACTTCCATTCTTGACTTAGAGCCCCTTTTTTTTTGCCCTTACCTCAACCTTCGTTTCTACTTTCTTTCGAATTCATCACCTTTGCCTGGTCTGTCGTCACAAACATGATGATGTGTTATGAATGACCTGCCTGCACAACCCATACTACTCTTCGATGGCGAATGCATTTTGTGTAACCGGATGGTGCAGTTTGTGATCAGGAATGATCACCGCAAGAAAATCCGATTGACCACCCTTCAATCTGAAAAAGCCTGTCAACTTCTGAATGCCACCCCGGTTTCGTTACGTCCTATGGAGTCTCTTATTTATGTGAGAGCAGGAAAGGTTCATGAACAGTCCACGGCTTCATTGTGGGTTTGTTATGATCTGGGTGGTTTGTGGCAGATCTTCATCGTACTTTTACTTGTTCCACCTTTCATTCGCAACATGGTGTATCGCTTTATTGCCAGGAACAGATACAAGTGGTTTGGCAGGATGGAACAATGCATGATACCGGATGATGATGTCCGGGACAGGTTTCTCTAAACCTGATTCAGCGCCTGAATCACGTCATCAATAAGTTCGCCGCTTTCTTCAAGTCCGCAATAGAACCGCACCAGGTTCCAGGGTAGGGTAGACTTCATATAATTGGGCGACTCTGAAAAGGCACACTGAGGAAACACCAAAGATTCATGCCCACCCCAGGAGGTTGCCAGCACAAAACATTTTAAGTGATTGCAAAAGGATTCTATCTGCGAAACATTTTCTGCCCGGACGAGGACAGAGAATAATCCACTATAACCCGTCATCTGTTTTTTGCCCAGTTCGTATTGCGGATGGCTGGTCAGTCCGGGGTGGTTTACCCTTTCTATTTTGGGATGACCATCGAGGGCTGTGGCCAGGGCCATGGCATTGGCGCCACTCCTTTCCAGACGCAAAGGCAATGTGCGCAGTCCGCGAATCATCAACCAGCAATCGTTAGGTGATAGAACCGCTCCTAAAGTCATAAATTCCTCGTTGTAGATTTTACCGATGCGCTCGGCGTTACCGGTAACCACACCAGCAACAATGTCACTGTGGCCGCCAAGGTATTTACTGGCAGACTGCACCACCAGGTCTATCCCTAGACGAATGGGTTGCTGGAAGAGTGGTGTGGCGTACGTATTGTCACATATCGTGGTCACACCTTTCGAATGTGCCATCTTCGTCAATGCCTCCATATCCTGTAATTCAAACAGGGCAGAGGTGGGACTTTCCAGGTAAAGGACTGTTGTGTTTTCGCGAAAGGCTTCGGATACCTGATTGATATCTCTTCCATCCACCATGGTGGTTGTAACACCAAAGCGGACGAGCAGTTTGTTCAATAGTTTGTTGGCCCAGCTGTAAGCACCCGTTACACAAACCACGTGATCTCCGGCTTTTACAGATGAGATCACAGCTGCGGAAATCGCTGCCGAACCACTACCGAAAACAAGCGCATCTTCCGCACCGTCGAGCGCGGCAAGTTTCTTCCTTAATAAGGCCGTGGTTGGATTGTAGCCGCGCGTATAAAATGGAACTTCAAGTTCACGTTGTAAACGTTCCCTAAGGGTAGCAACATCAGGATAAGCGAAATTGCTGGTTTGAAAAACGGGAGGTACAACCGCCTGAAGGTAATCATCCCTGTCCTCTCCCAGGTGGTTCAGGATATAGGATAACTTTTCGTTCACGCGCTACCTTTATTTATAAGGGGAACTATTTTATTCCGAAGGTCTTCTTAACCTGATCCACGTAGTCAAGCCTTTCCCAGCCGAAGAATTCAACATTCACTTTGGCTTTTTTGCCATTACGTTGAATGGAAATACCCTTCTTGTATGGGTCACGACCAAAGTGACCATAGGCAGCGGTTTCTTCAAAGATCGGATTCTTCAGACCGAAACGTTTCACAATGGCTGCAGGGCGCATATCAAATACCTTCTTCAGGTTTTCAGCGATCGCACCATCCGTGAGGGGTTTTCCTTTGCTGTCTTTTACCTTGGAAGTGCCATAGGTATTTACGTAAAGTCCAACCGGATCTGCCACACCGATGGCGTAGGCTACCTGAACGAGAACTTCATCGGCAACACCTGCTGCCACAAGGTTCTTGGCAATATGACGTGTAGCATAGGCGGCGGACCGGTCAACTTTTGATGAGTCTTTTCCTGAGAATGCCCCGCCACCGTGAGCGCCCTTGCCGCCATACGTGTCCACAATGATCTTTCTTCCGGTCAGACCCGTATCACCATGCGGACCGCCGATCACAAATTTGCCGGTAGGGTTCACAAGCAACTTGTACTTTTTGTTGAATAACTTCTTCACACGGGCAGGAAGCTTTTTAGTCAGCCTCGGGATCAGGATGTTTTGAACATCGTTTTTGATCTTGTCCAACATCTTCTTTTCCGTGTCGAAGTCATCGTGTTGCGTGGAGATCACGATGGTATCGATATACAAAGGCTTGTTATCGTCGTCGTATGCAATGGTTACCTGTGACTTTGAATCCGGACGCAGGTATTTCATTTGTTTACCTTCCTTACGGATAGCTGCAAGTTCAATGAGAAGTCCGTGGGCCAGATCCAGGGCCAACGGCATATAGTTGTCTGTTTCGTTTGTTGCATAACCGAACATCATGCCCTGATCACCGGCACCTTGTTCTTCTTCCTTTTTCCGTTCCACGCCCTGGTTGATATCAGGAGATTGTTCATGGATGGCACTGATCACACCGCACGATTCGGAGTCGAACATATAATCGGACTTGGTATAACCGATACGTTTCACAACCTCACGGGCAATCTTTTGTGCGTCAATGTATCCGGTTGTTTTTACTTCACCACTCAGCACCACCAGGCCGGTTGTAACCAATGTCTCACAAGCTACTTTGGAATTCTCATCCTGGGTAAGGAATGCATCAAGCAGTGCGTCTGAAATTTGGTCTGAAACCTTGTCGGGGTGTCCTTCTGAAACGGATTCTGACGTAAAAAGATATGGCATAAGATCAAGTTGGTTTTAGGGTTGGGTTGACAAATTTAATAGAATATCCGGAAACAAAAAGCAGTCTGCCTATCGAGATATCGCTGTAAATAAAGATAGATCGGTTTGCCTAACGGGTCAGTTGCTGAAAAACTTCTTCCAGTCCGATCACTTCTTTTTGTAAGGAGAGTACACTCAGTTCATGCTGCACTGCAAACTGAAAAACGGCTGTACGCAGGTCATCCGTACCGTCGGATTCAAGTTTGAATTTACCTCCCCCTTCTTCATGCACGCGGGTTACACCCGGGATGGTTTCCAGAAGGGAGATGGCGACATGCCCTTCCAGTTCGATGCTAACGATCTGATTATTTCCCATGCCTGCCTTGAGTTCTCCCGCCGGCTTATCGGTCACGATCTTTCCCCGGTTAATGATAATCACACGATCACACACCGCTTCCACCTCCTGCATGATATGGGTAGAAAGCATGACGGTCTTGTGCCGTCCGATGTCTTTTATAAGCTGTCTTATCTCCCGGAGTTGGTTAGGGTCCAGTCCGGAAGTAGGTTCGTCCAGGATCAGCACTTTGGGGTCATGGATCATGGCTTGTGCAAGACCTACTCTTTGCCGGTATCCTTTCGACAATGCACCAATTTTTTTATGTTGTTCCAGGCCGAGTCCGGTCATGTGTACCATCTCACTCACCTTTTGCAGAACCTGTTTCCCTTTCATATGATGCAATCCGGCTACGAATGCCAGGTATTCTTTTACATACATGTCCAGGTACAATGGGTTGTGTTCG from Flavobacteriales bacterium encodes:
- a CDS encoding PLP-dependent transferase; translation: MNEKLSYILNHLGEDRDDYLQAVVPPVFQTSNFAYPDVATLRERLQRELEVPFYTRGYNPTTALLRKKLAALDGAEDALVFGSGSAAISAAVISSVKAGDHVVCVTGAYSWANKLLNKLLVRFGVTTTMVDGRDINQVSEAFRENTTVLYLESPTSALFELQDMEALTKMAHSKGVTTICDNTYATPLFQQPIRLGIDLVVQSASKYLGGHSDIVAGVVTGNAERIGKIYNEEFMTLGAVLSPNDCWLMIRGLRTLPLRLERSGANAMALATALDGHPKIERVNHPGLTSHPQYELGKKQMTGYSGLFSVLVRAENVSQIESFCNHLKCFVLATSWGGHESLVFPQCAFSESPNYMKSTLPWNLVRFYCGLEESGELIDDVIQALNQV
- the metK gene encoding methionine adenosyltransferase encodes the protein MPYLFTSESVSEGHPDKVSDQISDALLDAFLTQDENSKVACETLVTTGLVVLSGEVKTTGYIDAQKIAREVVKRIGYTKSDYMFDSESCGVISAIHEQSPDINQGVERKKEEEQGAGDQGMMFGYATNETDNYMPLALDLAHGLLIELAAIRKEGKQMKYLRPDSKSQVTIAYDDDNKPLYIDTIVISTQHDDFDTEKKMLDKIKNDVQNILIPRLTKKLPARVKKLFNKKYKLLVNPTGKFVIGGPHGDTGLTGRKIIVDTYGGKGAHGGGAFSGKDSSKVDRSAAYATRHIAKNLVAAGVADEVLVQVAYAIGVADPVGLYVNTYGTSKVKDSKGKPLTDGAIAENLKKVFDMRPAAIVKRFGLKNPIFEETAAYGHFGRDPYKKGISIQRNGKKAKVNVEFFGWERLDYVDQVKKTFGIK
- the gldA gene encoding gliding motility-associated ABC transporter ATP-binding subunit GldA, with amino-acid sequence MSISVKHITKTYGRQKALDNVSFEVGASEVVGFLGPNGAGKSTMMKILTCFIPQTDGDASVCGYNVVDHALDVRKNVGYLPEHNPLYLDMYVKEYLAFVAGLHHMKGKQVLQKVSEMVHMTGLGLEQHKKIGALSKGYRQRVGLAQAMIHDPKVLILDEPTSGLDPNQLREIRQLIKDIGRHKTVMLSTHIMQEVEAVCDRVIIINRGKIVTDKPAGELKAGMGNNQIVSIELEGHVAISLLETIPGVTRVHEEGGGKFKLESDGTDDLRTAVFQFAVQHELSVLSLQKEVIGLEEVFQQLTR